A genome region from Gossypium hirsutum isolate 1008001.06 chromosome A04, Gossypium_hirsutum_v2.1, whole genome shotgun sequence includes the following:
- the LOC107945172 gene encoding uncharacterized protein: protein MENYSYNSYPDSGDSSPRSREIDFENPPPWEDQSQQPQSYKAKFMCSYGGKIHPRPHDNQLAYIGGETKILAADRNIKFSAMISKLSALCGGGDGDFSFKYQLPGEDLDALISVTNDDDLEHMMLEYDRLYRASAKPARMRLFVFPATGSVNYRSEGAKLDRERFVEALNSGTTPGGEKTAAIPQSNVDFLFGLEKGMAPPPLVKIRDPVAEPVIQPPPPPVPEVVGTDHALSPGEIQRQIQELQRLQIRDQEHLQELQRLQIRDQEQLAMYRKKTEEAASFPYTGEYYAQKLPEKPQPVTVQQHVPATAGIWSDKQISAGGFPATVTAAPGPPPPADHPVYMIPAPVPGSAPANLYHAPPPVPAPAPAPASASAAPQMVRPVTGQAGQGYYTNVQRMPHEVYREQPVYNMVAQPQPPPTQHQPISTMAQQVVRPPSSGVTDAGYGHVAAYDRQAYYTAQGGVVPSQYQGVGVAVSGDKRGNVDGKVVYKVSQGSV from the coding sequence atggagaaTTACTCTTATAATTCGTACCCGGATTCCGGCGATTCTTCGCCGCGATCTCGGGAAATCGATTTTGAAAATCCTCCGCCGTGGGAGGATCAATCGCAACAACCGCAGAGTTATAAGGCTAAGTTTATGTGCAGCTACGGTGGCAAGATCCATCCTCGGCCTCATGATAATCAGCTAGCTTACATCGGTGGAGAGACTAAGATCCTGGCCGCTGATCGAAACATCAAATTCTCCGCCATGATCTCTAAGCTCTCCGCTCTCTGCGGCGGCGGCGACGGTGATTTTTCGTTCAAATACCAGCTCCCTGGTGAGGACCTCGACGCACTTATTTCGGTAACTAACGATGATGATCTCGAACATATGATGTTAGAATATGATCGGCTTTATCGAGCCTCGGCCAAGCCAGCTAGGATGCGGCTTTTCGTGTTTCCAGCGACCGGTTCCGTGAATTACAGGAGCGAAGGGGCCAAATTGGACCGTGAGCGGTTCGTGGAGGCTTTAAATTCCGGTACGACTCCGGGAGGCGAGAAAACCGCTGCGATCCCGCAAAGCAATGTGGATTTCTTGTTTGGACTTGAAAAGGGGATGGCTCCACCTCCGCTGGTTAAAATCCGTGATCCCGTGGCGGAACCGGTGATCCAACCACCGCCACCTCCGGTACCGGAAGTCGTTGGGACGGATCATGCTTTGAGTCCAGGTGAAATTCAAAGACAGATACAAGAATTGCAGAGGCTTCAAATTCGGGATCAAGAACATCTACAAGAATTACAGAGGCTTCAAATTCGGGATCAAGAACAGCTCGCTATGTATAGGAAGAAGACTGAAGAAGCTGCTTCTTTCCCTTATACAGGGGAATACTACGCCCAGAAGTTACCTGAAAAACCACAACCGGTGACCGTACAACAGCATGTGCCAGCGACAGCCGGAATCTGGTCGGATAAACAAATTTCAGCCGGGGGTTTCCCAGCAACCGTAACGGCAGCCCCAGGACCACCACCGCCGGCGGATCACCCTGTTTACATGATCCCAGCTCCAGTTCCAGGATCGGCTCCGGCCAACCTCTATCACGCACCTCCACCAGTTCCAGCTCCAGCACCTGCACCTGCATCAGCATCAGCAGCACCACAAATGGTTCGACCAGTAACCGGACAAGCCGGTCAAGGCTACTACACCAACGTGCAGAGAATGCCTCATGAAGTTTACCGGGAGCAACCCGTTTACAACATGGTGGCCCAACCTCAACCTCCGCCCACTCAACACCAGCCGATATCAACGATGGCACAACAGGTGGTAAGGCCGCCGAGCAGCGGTGTAACAGATGCTGGATATGGACACGTGGCAGCGTACGACAGACAGGCTTACTATACTGCACAGGGGGGTGTCGTGCCTTCTCAGTATCAAGGCGTTGGTGTGGCAGTTAGTGGTGACAAAAGAGGCAACGTCGATGGCAAAGTGGTATATAAAGTTTCACAAGGTTCagtttaa
- the LOC107947421 gene encoding dirigent protein 22, with translation MVASVLKTQSFIIFLILFFITIISSFSRLTVAYGYSKLFGKYISPSSRGLKREKLSHLHFYLHDVLSGKNVTAIRVVDGKPSTNSSSQFIFGDVYVIDDPLTIEPDINSKTVGKAQGTYTVASQGELSLLMVTNFAFTEGKYNGSTLSVLGRNEVLSAVREIPIVGGSGVFRFARGYAQVRTQSINQARAIVEYNVFVFHYR, from the coding sequence ATGGTGGCATCAGTGCTGAAAACCCAAAgcttcatcatcttcctcatccTCTTCTTCATCACCATCATCTCCTCCTTCTCAAGACTCACCGTTGCCTATGGATATTCCAAGCTTTTCGGTAAATACATATCTCCATCATCACGGGGGCTCAAGCGAGAAAAGTTATCCCACCTTCACTTCTACTTACACGACGTACTTTCGGGCAAAAACGTCACTGCGATTCGTGTCGTAGACGGAAAACCATCAACCAATAGTTCCTCACAGTTTATCTTCGGAGATGTATATGTCATCGATGACCCTTTGACAATTGAGCCCGACATCAACTCCAAAACGGTGGGAAAAGCACAGGGAACATATACAGTTGCATCGCAAGGTGAATTAAGCTTGTTAATGGTGACTAATTTTGCTTTCACGGAAGGCAAATACAATGGTAGCACCCTCAGTGTTTTGGGGCGAAATGAGGTTCTTTCCGCCGTGCGAGAGATACCGATTGTCGGTGGGAGCGGCGTTTTCCGATTTGCACGTGGCTATGCTCAGGTGAGGACTCAATCAATCAATCAAGCCCGTGCTATTGTGGAGTATAATGTTTTTGTATTCCATTATAGATGA